The following coding sequences are from one Perognathus longimembris pacificus isolate PPM17 chromosome 13, ASM2315922v1, whole genome shotgun sequence window:
- the C13H11orf91 gene encoding uncharacterized protein C11orf91 homolog, with amino-acid sequence MPKGRRGSQSPTMSQRPAPPLYFPSLYDRGISSSPLSDFNIWKKLFVPLKAGGAPAGGAAGGRSLPLGAPTSTPSLPPGLGPPSERPCPPWPSGLASIPYEPLRFFYSPGPEGAVSTLAPGPTAPRLPSASHPEELCELEIRIKELELLTITGDGFDSQRYKFLKALKDEKLQGLKTRQPGKKSASLS; translated from the exons ATGCCGAAGGGGCGGCGCGGCAGCCAGAGCCCCACGATGAGCCagcggccggccccgcccctttaCTTCCCGTCCCTCTACGACCGGGGCATCTCCTCGTCGCCGCTGAGCGACTTCAACATCTGGAAGAAGCTCTTCGTGCCTCTGAAGGCGGGCGGGgcgccggcgggcggggcggccgggggtcGATCCCTCCCTCTGGGGGCCCCCACCTCGACGCCCTCGCTGCCGCCTGGCCTGGGGCCCCCCAGCGAGCGCCCCTGTCCACCCTGGCCCTCCGGCCTGGCCTCCATCCCCTACGAGCCTCTGCGCTTCTTCTACTCGCCAGGGCCCGAGGGGGCTGTCTCGACCTTGGCCCCCGGCCCCACCGCTCCCCGGCTCCCGTCTGCCTCCCACCCCGAGGAGCTGTGCGAGCTGGAGATCCGTATCAAGGAGCTGGAGCTGCTCACCATCACTGGGGATGGCTTCGACTCCCAGCGCT ATAAATTCCTGAAGGCGCTAAAAGATGAAAAGTTACAAGGACTGAAGACCAGGCAACCTGGAAAGAAGTCAGCCTCTCTCTCCTGA